The genomic stretch TCGTAAACACCAAGAGCTGGCCCTGTGTTTGCAACAACGTAGTCTAAACGATATTGAACAGATTGCACGCGCTGCAAGCCCAGTTCGTGGTTTTGCCCAAGCCTTGCACCATAAGCGCCCAGCCGTGATTGCCGAAATTAAGAAGGCATCCCCCTCTAAAGGCGTGATCCGTGAAAACTTCGACCCAGCTCAAATTGCACAACAATACCAACATGCGGGTGCAGCCTGCTTGTCTGTGCTAACTGACGTAGATTTTTTCCAAGGTGCAGATGAAAATATTCGCCTTGCAAGAGAGAACTGCACTTTACCTGCATTGCGTAAAGACTTCCTGATTGATCCTTATCAAGTGGTAGAAGCACGTGCTCTTGAGGCTGACTGTATCTTGCTGATTGTTGCTGCACTGTCAGATATGCAATTGCAAGAAATGTCTCAGACTGCCTTTGAATACAACTTAGATGTATTGGTTGAAGTACATGATGAAGCTGAACTGGAACGTGCCCTACAACTGCCTGATCAGTGTATACTTGGCGTCAACAACCGTAATCTCAAAACCTTTGAGGTAGATTTAAATACCTCTTTGCGTTTAAAAAGACTGCTTGAGCCATCGCGTCTATTGGTCACTGAAAGTGGTATTGCGACGCCAGATGACATCCAGATGATGCAAGATCATGATATTCACGCCTTCTTAGTTGGTGAAAGTTTTATG from Acinetobacter pullicarnis encodes the following:
- the trpC gene encoding indole-3-glycerol phosphate synthase TrpC, which gives rise to MINIQNTILGKIIDRKHQELALCLQQRSLNDIEQIARAASPVRGFAQALHHKRPAVIAEIKKASPSKGVIRENFDPAQIAQQYQHAGAACLSVLTDVDFFQGADENIRLARENCTLPALRKDFLIDPYQVVEARALEADCILLIVAALSDMQLQEMSQTAFEYNLDVLVEVHDEAELERALQLPDQCILGVNNRNLKTFEVDLNTSLRLKRLLEPSRLLVTESGIATPDDIQMMQDHDIHAFLVGESFMKHPHPDQAFQALFGHPETI